DNA sequence from the Coffea eugenioides isolate CCC68of chromosome 9, Ceug_1.0, whole genome shotgun sequence genome:
TATAATTGGACATTTAGAATTGGTACATAAATGTTCCTTCTTACATTTGTAAAAATGTATGCCAACGCAACAAGTATTCATAAGCTTATAAACTATTCAATATCTAACCCGGAAAAGGAAACAACAACATCCTATGAAGTCATAAAGTGTCACGCTCCGAGCCTGCACGCGCCCGTCACGTGACATCCGTCATATTCCCAAGTCCcactcaagaatacaaggctacattaacTAGACTACTTTTAAAAGTACTAAAACAATATAATTAAATGAAATGCGGTACACGTCTCATATAACAGGTAGTCTACGAATACTCAAGACGTTCATACATTTATTCTCTAATTGAAACAACGGAGACAAAAGTAATTGAAGCTAACAACTAGAAGCAGCTAGCctgccaacttccattcatctaAAACTAGTAAAAGTCATCCTCAGAGTCTTCTACATAAACCAATTCATACTCTTCAGAATATGCAAAAATGGTAAAAAATGGGTTGAACAACAAGTCGTTCCGTAGGTAATATCTacccctctgttggaccatgTACTCGTAACtttataaatacatatatatataagtacaaCTCAAATCGTTTGCATATCATTCACATCCATAATCTTGAAAGTAACGTCATTTATAAAACAATCAGTAGTAACGAGTGGCAAGCAATTTAAAAGCATCTTATTGATAAATGAACATGGAAAATCATAAAGCCGTAAATCGTTTTCGTCTCAATTCACAAGTCTCTTCATATCCATTCATAAATCAATTTATATCAGTTCATAAGTCTCATTTTAGATCAGTTCATAAATCATTCTTTCCGATCAGCTCATAAATCATTCTTTCAGATCAGCTCATAAATCATTCTTTCAGATCAGCTCATAAATCATTCTTTCAGAtcagctcataacaagtacatgcaaTGACAGACTACTGAGTACtcagcctagagattaaacccctTCTAGGTGGGCGACTAATAGATTTCATGAATACAGATTGGTCTCATTCCATACAtgggtcaatcggccggactttataccaggctactATGACCTTGTCAATCGGCCGTATAACCGTACTTTATATCAGGCTACCATGACTTTGTCAATCGGCCGAACTCTATACCAGGCTATCATGGCCTTGCCAATCGGCCGGattttataccaggctaccatggcgATTAGACAGGACTATAGTCCCTACCGTCTATTCCCTAACTGTTTTGAGCTTTACTTGTCAAAAATTCATTCCACACGTCACATATATAAATCTTTGATTTCATAAAAATTCACCTCAATTGGTATATAATAACATATCAAAACGTTTCAAATAAGCCACATGGCCCACTTTTGTAtagtaaaaatataattttcatAAATATCCAAGTAAAGCATTTAGTCAAATATATTTCGAGTCAACACAACAACATAAGATTGAAAAcaagaattttatttttgcacctttgaaatctcagaagggtaagtaccacctaccttTGTTTGGCTGCTCGAATGGAACTACCTTAGGTCCTTATACcgtacctatcaaatgcatGAGTTCCCTAATTAGTCGTTACTTCCTATAGATGCATAAATACACAAACTCTGAGTAAGTCGAAGATTCGTGTCTAGACCATTATATGGACCCTAATAGCATCTTTTTAAAGTAGATGATttctatttttaaaaagtttcctaatttggaaagtttctatttttagaaagtttcttaatttggaaaattctccctttgtaaagtttcctaattaaaagaaaataattactCATAATCATATTTATTATCTTGACTACTATCTTATTATGCTTATTTATAACTTATGATTatccattattattattattattttaaccGTTTCGTTTAATTATTTAGAACTTATCTCACTTTGTTTACATTAACCTAATAGAGCTAGACAAAGATGTTTTAGATTTCCCTCTAAGCCTCTTGGACGTAATTGATTAAGTATAAAGTTTACATGACTAACCCTTCAATTTTCACAATTGCCTTAAATTGGGTCTTGAATTTTTAATATCCATGATAAACTATAAAAATGGACtagttatatttaaaatttatttattaaatctTTACTAATTTTATACTATATTTTGGTCCACCCCTGAAttgccccccctttttttttctttttttttctttttttttcttcgtcGGGTAGGACCCATGGTTGGCCATCTTTGACCATGGTCGCCAGACTTTCTGGCGACCCCCTTGTTCTTCATTGGTTGGCCGAAAAGCGGAAAAGGCCAACCATTGCCTTTGCTTTTTGTCGCCAGCAagtgtcccttttttttttttttttttttttcgtttttcgTTTGGGTCTTGGGTTGGCCAATAGGTCAACCTTGCAATTCCTTTCTCTGCCGCAAGTGAGGGCGGCTCCCTCTTTTcccccttatttttttttcttcttttgttgcgTTGCTTCCACAACGCCTAGCAACAACAGGGCAACGGCAGCCGCCGCTGCTCTTCCCtcctcttcctttttttttttttaacagatTGGGTAATCTGTTCATCCCAAAATTATAATCTATCCCCCTATTCCTACTAATCCAAACATGAATCCTCCTAATCTCTTATAGAAACGCAAATATCAATATGTATATAACAATAATATATATCCATAAAATCTTTAGGATAATTAATGCAACTACTAGAACTAAAAGAGAAGTTTTGCGTGAACTTGAGACTTACAGGGTTAGGTGCCTAGTTGCCTAACTGATTGACAGCGACGCCTTCTTCTCTTCATCTACTCTCTGATGTCTCTCGTTCTAAGGGAAGGCAGACAATGAAAGGGAGGAATAATATTTGCCCgtttggaaggtgagttttttAGGAGTttatctaaaactttactgtaacttactgtagaagtattttaaaaaatttttgaaatatgcagatttttaaatattttgaaatgtatagtttaaaaattttgagaaattttttgaggttactgtagctaaagtttttaaaaaacttgtagcagacaaacttggcaaaaaacttgggttccaaacaaggcaattattttttttataagtgTGCCAAACCCTAATAACCACCCACTAGTAAATGGGTTAGATAAGAGTTTTAACTGTCATGAACCTTTACCCTATCTTATCTCatttttatccctcaattaATCCTTTAATCTATCCTAcaattatttttacttttactcATGGTAAATATCCATTTAGTTAATTGGCCGAAATAAAAATTGAGCTAAAAATCGTGGGTTTTACATAAAGAATTTCAAATTGCTTCCGACCCATAACAGCACTACGAATTTAAATCTAATCAGAGCCAAGAAAGATAATTTCCTCTGTGCGTTCACAAGGAAAATTGAAAATAGAGCAACGGCAAAAGATTTGCTGTGTAGTACAGATCATTAATATTCTAAAGCAACATTTTTGTTTAGTTCGCATTGTACCATgaacaaattttgttttttaaaaaaaagatagaaaaggaaaataaccATAAATTTTTTGGTCCTTCAATCTACCTACCACCATTATGACAACGGAGGAATGCTTTGCTCATTTCTGAAGAAATTACTTGGATCCACTTTAGTCTTCACATGCACCAATCTGTcaaaattttggttgaaatattTAGTCCCCCAAATGCTAGCTTGTATATAGCTTGTATTGCCTTTGATTTTATTGACTCCCAAGTCAAGATCCCTATAATTCAAATATGCAGCTCTTGGAAACTTTGATACGTAGGCAGCCATATAGCTATAAACTCTTCTTGTCCAATTCACATGTCTCTTGGATTCTGCATTGCCTTTTTCGTCCCATCCCGCTACATAATGTATCATGAAAATGTTCCCTCTCCTATGAGGGAAGGGTGTTGCAGATTCTGAGATTTCACTCATCATTCCTCCATAAGGACTAAACTGTAGCTGGAAATGTGCCTCcatgtcttcttcttcttctgcaaAGAGCCTTTTCCATAATCCTTCAAGACCTTTTACTGAAATTGGTTTCTTTACATAGTCTGACTTTCCTTTGAAATATGACTTGGACGAATTCCTATCCAGAAGGACCTCAACCGAAGCAGCTCCAGGAATGTTGGCAAAGTAGACTGTGGACTCGACCCAGCTCATTTCAATGCAATCTTCTTTTGCTAATCCCAGTTCTGGGAAGCTTTTTTGCATCAAGGAAAGGAGCTGATCAACTCCACCGAGGAACAAAGAAGTAAATGAAACTACTATGGATTTCTTTCCGGTTTGGGGAGAATTGGAACTCGTTATGAAGAGCCTAATTAGTAAATTTTCATCAATCTTGTCTGCAATGTGCTGCCACTGATATACTAGCTGAGTTGCATTTTGATCCGACGTCTTGGTTAGATTAAAAACTGTTACCTTTTCAGGAACAGAAACAAGACTTACTTTCCATGCAATGATGATCCCAAAACTTGCTCCACCACCTCCTCTGATTGCCCAAAATAGATCCTCACCCATAGACCTTCTATCCAAAATTTGACCGTTCACGTCAATAATTTTGGCATCAATAATATGATCGACTGACAACCCAAATTTACGTGACAACATGCTATAGCCTCCTCCGCTGAAGTGTCCTCCAACGCCTACTGTGGGACAAGCACCAGCAACGAATGCGAGTTCCCTACTTGTCTCACCGATTTTGTAGTAAAGTTGGCCAAGAGTTGCCCCTGCTTCAACCCATGCCGTACGATTTTCCCTGTCAACTGATATCGAGCTAATGTTTCTAAGATCAACAATGACAAAAGGGCTTGTTGAAGCATAGGAAAGACCCTCATAATCATGTCCACCACTCCGGACTCTGATTTGAATTTCATGTTTCCTGGCACAGCGTATTGCCGCCTGGATCTGGGATGAATGAAGTGGTGTAAGGATGAGAGTTGGCTTGAATAGAGAGGTTGATGCGGGACGTAAGTTTTGCTCCGTGGATTGCAATATGGATGAATATGATGTGTTTCTTGGGGTGTAAGCAATGGTAGATACGGAGTTTGAGTTTTGAGATTGTAGGCAGTTAAGATAATCATCGTGAATTCTTGATGCGTCAGCCTGTAGGATGGCTAATGCAAGTATGAGAAATGAGAGATGAGAAAACAATGAACTGCCGGAAGTCACCATTTTTCTTTGTATTGAATtctttgataaaactgaattgGGCTAGAGTGCTATTTATAGAATTTTCTTAAGGAGGCTTTGGTTCTTACGGTATTAAATTTTCTATAACACGTTTTCTATCTCGTTTATTTAGTGAGTATTTTATCGGGCGTGGGAGACAATGGAACAATCAAAACAAGTGCCCGATATTTTCAATTCGTAAGCCGACAAAGGCAGCTGGTTCCAGTAGCCAGATGCAATGCACTGGCTGAATGATTTCTTTGTATTAATATGTTATCACTGCATTTGGATAGAGAGATTGGacgaaaaatttaaaatcatttaaaattctTCTAATTGTTTAGAATTTTTTTAGGAGATATTTAAACTTGTAAATCACCAATTATTCtagtatttaaaatatattcaGATAACTGATAAATTACAAACCTAAATGTTTTTTAAACAATCTAAACAATTAAAGCAATTAGATTATGTTTATAAATTCAATGCTGAATAGCATGGCATAGCAGTCAATTCCTCGTAACTTCATGTACTTTTAGTTTGATTGATTACTTAAATGTAGAAGCTAGTGAATCTTGTTTAGTTTTGAAATTAAAGCTTAAGCTCTGGTAATGAATTCCCCAAGTCAAGAATTTCGCAGGAAGAGAACAAGCAAAAATTGCAGATGTAATTTCGCCTGGAAAAatattaaagaaagaaaagtccaTCTCAGATCCTTTCTTAGAGATCAAGCTCACATGTCCTTTTCTCGAATACATATTTTTCCTTTGCTTGCGGCCGCAAAATACCATTTCCCAATACACGAGCTTGAAAATAGTACCATAACAGAGAAGTAGATATCAACTTTTTCGCTTCGATCTCTAAGAAATTCAGCCAATAGATTACGTTACTGGGAAACATGTGAAATACGTTGTTATATTTTATTCATCTTATCATAAATATGTCCAAGGTTCAATGAGCGAATGAATAGTGACAGGGTAGGCCAGCTATTTGGTAATTGTAAGCCTTTTTATCTGGTTTGGATAAAAAAGGAAACGAAACACGTGGCTCTAGTACTAGTCAAGAGACTAGCCACTAGGTTTGCTTCACGTCAAGTTGATTTGATCAACCAACGGCTTTGTTTTGTGGGCCACCAAATGAGGAGAACCGAGTCCAAAGTATTGAATTCTTTAATACACCATAGTTATTAAAATCAATTTGGGCATCAATCTGGCAGGAGGATGAGGTTGCCAGGTCAGTGGTTCAACCAACGGGTCAATGATTGAACCGTTGGATTAtactatataataaaaatataagtataattaaataaatatataaattataatataagTACATAAATTTTTAAATGTTAACAAGTTATAACCTATTCATATTTCATAGTTCATACACAAGTTATACCCATACGTGTTTCATGAATTCATATTGATATTATACATAAACataagggataattgcagaaacctcccctgagagtaaaattaaatgtttgaaagtaaaatacccataaaaagccggtactttaaataggtaatatgtatttgcctataaactatactccttaaagtttattaattgttaattgatttgtaatactttgtcattcattggacatgtagtagaaaggacaaatttggtacaaaattctaatttcacaccctaaaacaatattttaatcatttggactgaatttgcaaaggattagtaacctcaagggaggtcagtgtaatttttcaaaccacaggggaggtcagtgcaaatgtcagaaacctcaggagaggtttctgcaattatccctaaaCATAAATGATAAATTTAAGtgtcaaagaaagaaagaaaccctaatccccaaattcattttcaatttttctcatCTAATTGTCAAAAACACAACAATGCCCATACTGGTGTGACTggtcaaattaaaaatttggataaaaaggtaattttagaaaaatttcaGAAATCCGCCGGGTTCATAAAAAATTGCAGGATTTAGCGGGTCATCGGTTCGACCGTCCGGGTTAAACAGTTCAAAGCGAGTCATCTGCAACTCCGATCCAATTGCTAAATCGATCCAGTTCCATGGCCGGTTCATCTATTTAACCGATTCAACCGCCGGGGTGGGTTGGGTATAATAACTATGGATAAAACTAAATTGGGCTATGGTGTTTTTTTTAtagatttttgagaaattatcaaGATGGccaccaaatttttgaaattatcgaGTTTTGACAACTGAACTATTAAATGTctaattttggctatttatctatttaaattttagatttcaggTTATCCGTCAGATTTAATAATTAACTATGTCTCTTTCTTTTTGTCTCATGAATCGTGTGGACACTCAAATCTGGCATAGTTAATAACCAAATCTAACGAAATGGCCTAAAATCTAAATGTTAGATAGTTCAGTGGCCAAAATCAAACTTTTATTAGTTCAATGACCAAAACTCGATAATTCTAAAAGTTTAGTGGCCATTAGGATAATTTGCTCTATATTTTTCTTAAGGAGGTTTTGGTTCTTACCGTATTCAAAAGTTCTCCAGGATACGTTTGCAAGATCATAAAtgcaaagaaatgaaaattttctgtAACACGTTTTAGAAAAAGTATTGCTATGTTGCGTGTTATCCTAATATAGCGAATGATTTCTTTGTGTTAATATGTTATGACACATTTGGATTGAGGGATTTATGAAAGAtttgaaatcatctcaaatttCTCTAATAGTTTAGATTTCTCGGGAGATATATAGACTTGAAAATCACCAATTGTTCTagtgtttaaaatatatttagataattgataaattacaaaccCAAACGTTTTTtaagcaatttaaacaattaaaGTGACAAGTagatattttacgtgttttattgtttagttttggtgtgttttaactatttttatagctaataaactaagtttctagtgaaaatatacattttgtAGTTTAAAgggtaaaaattgcatttttatggtgaaaacttcatgtttttataggtttaaaaattcaatcatcaaatacATGATTTGAGAacatatttggatgattgatgatggtttaaagtaataaaaagagaatatgtaatgcaaaagaggaaatgcaatcaagaacaaaggaagcaagtttcacagctttgacacattttcgtatttcggctatatctcGAGCTACAAGCATCGGATAGAGATGACTCTTATACCATTTTAaggctaagagatagatctacctTTGTTATGAGACATCAAAGTTTAGTTCAGTCGTTTTCCATGTCGAAAAGTTAAAATATAGAAGTGCAATTCTGTGGTTGTAAGCTggaacagagctctgaccagtcttttgtatttcagtcatatcacggtccacagagctccaaataaGATGATTCTTAAGGattggaaagataactcaaagggctacaactttcatgttttgcacaagTGTTATTTCAGTCTCCATCAtcgagaaaatagcagttggaCTACGCAGAACTCAAAAGGCGACTATACAATACGCGAGTTGAAGTTGCGTATTGATGTAGTCGCGTATTCTCACCTGTTTTCTGCAACTTGCTCATCAACTTGCCTTGCTTTCACACAATttttccaactcaattccagCTATCAATCTCGATTGTATCTGATCAAGAAAAGGTTGGAAAATTAGAAAGACAACTCATGGAAGAttcaagagtaaaaaatgacaactttaacaactcatttgactcttgaattcctctataaatagaggcctttggagaacattttcacaactttggaagcctagagaaactcaccaaaaatatagtcttcactagtttttcttagttcattaatatagtataggtagagtagtttatTTGTATTAATATATTATCACTGCGTTTGGATTGAGAGATTTGacgaaaaatttaaaatcatttaaaattctTCTAATTGTTTAGAATTTTTTTAGGAGATATTTAAACTTGTAAATCACCAATTATTCTAGTATTTAAAATATGTTCAGAtaattgataaattacaaaccCAAATGTTTTTTAAACAATCTAAACAATTAAAGCAATTAGATTATGTTTATAAATTCAATGTTGAATAGCATAGCATAGCAGTCAATTCATCCTAACTTCATGTACTTTTAGTTTGATTGATTACTTAAATGTAGAAGCTAGTGAATCTTGTTCAGTTTTGAAATTAAAGCTTAAGCTCTGGTAATGAATTCCCCAAGTCAAGAATTTCATAGGAAGAGAACAATCAAAAATTCAAGATGCAATTTCTTAGAAGTGGGCATGCCTGGAAGCTGATTTGAAATGGAGGATGTAAGAAGGCACGAAGCTGATTTGAGTACAGCAGAAACAATACCAGACCTggaggttggaaatgaagcacaAGAGGACCAGAACTTGAAAAGTATGACAGTGACAACAACTACCCTACTCAGGCCTGCTGTGGTAGGTATTGGGGTCGAGATCAAGACGAGGTCACATGACACAATAGAATCCTGGGCACTAAAGGACAGAAGTCATGGAAACAAAAACACGGACGCGGCTGCAGCAATCAGATTAGTATTGTGCAAAGCGCTGCAAAAGGGAAGGCGTAACATCAAAGTAAGGGTCCAAAACAAAGAAGTGCTGAGACAAATAATGCTTGGGAAAGCATTGGATGGCAGGTTAACAATGATCTTAGAGGACATATTTTGTTTAAAGCCATTGTTTCGAATGTGCTATTTTTGTTTAGATAAGAATGATAATAGTACCGCTAGTGCTAATGCTAGCTTATATGCCTTAGGCATTTTGTTGGATGAGGAAGCATCTCTTCCTCTGTGTTTTTGAACACAAGTTGTATAGCTTAACGAGCCGTTGCTCGATATGTAAATTCATCTTCTAGATCAATGCAAGTCTACTAacgtttcagaaaaaaaaaaaaggcatgcCTGGAAGATTAGATGACCCACAATAGGAAAAatattaagaaaagaaaaatccatcTCAGATCCTTTCTTAGAAATCAAGCTCAAATGCCCTTTTCTCGAATACATATTTTTCCTTTACTTGTACCAGCGAAATACCATTTCCCAAAACACGAGCTTGAAAATAGTACCATAATAGAGAAGTAGATATCAACTTTTTCACTTCAATCTCAAAGAAATTCAGCAGAAAGATTACGTTACTGGGAAACATGTGAAATatgataagtgtttattataTATGGATATTAGTAGCATTTTGTGTTTGTCTTTTGTATAAATTAGGATGATTTAAGATATAACATGTTTCCTAAACTTCTAAATTTTGCAAGTTTCATTTGAGCAACTTAATGTGCAAAAAGTGGTTATATTTGCAGGAATTGAGGTGAGCTTTCAATGTCGGAACTAGATGGATTGGATTCAAAGTCATTAGCTCTTGATTCAACAGTAATTCGGAAAGTAGAAGATCAAATACAAGTATTAATGGTGCATTGCATGAACAAACATCTGTACATGATGATTAGTGAGGAATTGGAGTAGAAAACAATCAAGAATTCAGTCTAGAAGGCAATACGTGACCTCAATTTGCAGCCTTAGGTTGTGTGTTCTCTCCTATTTTTCTGTAACTTATTCTGCAACTTGCTCTATTTTTACACTGCTTTTTAGCTCAATTTTACCTTAGAATTTTGACTGCACAGGCTCAAGATTCcttaggaaagaaaagaggagattTATGTCATATCATTTTTCcactttttgactctcttaacaatatatatgtaagaatcattgaagagagagggagcccTTGGAAGTTCTAGGTTGTTCTTGGTAAACATTAGTTTTAGTACTTTCACATTCTCTCTAGCTAGAAACTTGTaagaaaaatttggaaaatttattGTATCAATCATTTTAATATAGAAGATTTGAGAGCTTGATTATCA
Encoded proteins:
- the LOC113782275 gene encoding berberine bridge enzyme-like 18, coding for MVTSGSSLFSHLSFLILALAILQADASRIHDDYLNCLQSQNSNSVSTIAYTPRNTSYSSILQSTEQNLRPASTSLFKPTLILTPLHSSQIQAAIRCARKHEIQIRVRSGGHDYEGLSYASTSPFVIVDLRNISSISVDRENRTAWVEAGATLGQLYYKIGETSRELAFVAGACPTVGVGGHFSGGGYSMLSRKFGLSVDHIIDAKIIDVNGQILDRRSMGEDLFWAIRGGGGASFGIIIAWKVSLVSVPEKVTVFNLTKTSDQNATQLVYQWQHIADKIDENLLIRLFITSSNSPQTGKKSIVVSFTSLFLGGVDQLLSLMQKSFPELGLAKEDCIEMSWVESTVYFANIPGAASVEVLLDRNSSKSYFKGKSDYVKKPISVKGLEGLWKRLFAEEEEDMEAHFQLQFSPYGGMMSEISESATPFPHRRGNIFMIHYVAGWDEKGNAESKRHVNWTRRVYSYMAAYVSKFPRAAYLNYRDLDLGVNKIKGNTSYIQASIWGTKYFNQNFDRLVHVKTKVDPSNFFRNEQSIPPLS